A single window of Anas acuta chromosome 31, bAnaAcu1.1, whole genome shotgun sequence DNA harbors:
- the LOC137846320 gene encoding LOW QUALITY PROTEIN: zinc finger protein 34-like (The sequence of the model RefSeq protein was modified relative to this genomic sequence to represent the inferred CDS: deleted 1 base in 1 codon; substituted 1 base at 1 genomic stop codon), whose amino-acid sequence MATAHPAEEPVTFVEVAVYFSREEWELLHPAQRVLYRDVMLETYESITSLAPAELVPSPKPVVISQLEEGEDPWIPDLHGVEDVTGDLSPGEVVEEGRRLGLAEGKIRGSRALSGQYCGHYGLVVDFLCHPAGDRITKAAEPLQKGGVAQRQLNAVSVGKTRRRVQKGLEHGKHLKKPLKTHPGNGARKPLDGSKGQKKAKELTMKQGCQKKLENQCDECGRIFKSHSYLLMHQHIHTGDKPYKCAECGKSYIKRSTLTIHQRIHTGERPYKCLECELSFSNSSSLIYHQYVHKGEKPYKCPECGKGFIKISVLNLHKWIHKEERPYKCPECGKGFIRSFSFNLHKRIHAGERPYKCPECGKSFPSSYRLNAHKWIHTGEMPYKCPECGKGFQSRYRLKLHKRIHTGERPYKCPDCAKAFESCSDLRSHKCVHKGDKLXQCRNCKNIVCVRA is encoded by the exons aTGGCCACAGCACATCCAGCTGAG GAACCCGTGACCTTCGTGGAGGTGGCGGTGTATTTCAGCAGGGAGGagtgggagctgctgcatcCTGCACAGCGAGTGCTCTACCGGGACGTGATGCTGGAGACGTATGAGTCCATAACTTCACTGG CCCCTGCA GAACTCGTTCCATCCCCCAAACCCGTGGTGATCTCCCAGCTTGAAGAAGGGGAAGATCCCTGGATCCCAGATCTGCATGGCGTGGAGGATGTGACAGGAGACCTCAGCCCAGGTGAGGTggtggaggaagggaggagattGGGGTTGGCAGAAGGCAAAATCAGAGGATCA AGAGCTCTGTCTGGGCAATATTGTGGGCACTATGGGCTGGTTGTGGATTTCCTCTGTCATCCAGCAGGTGACAGGATCACAAAAGCAGCGGAGCCTCTTCAGAAAGGTGGCGTGGCCCAAAGGCAGCTGAATGCTGTCTCTGTGGGAAAAACCAGAAGGCGCGTGCAAAAGGGCCTGGAGCATGGAAAGCATCTCAAGAAGCCACTGAAAACCCATCCAGGAAATGGAGCTCGGAAGCCCCTAGATGGCAGCAAAGGTCAAAAGAAGGCTAAAGAACTGACAATGAAGCAAGGCTGCCAGAAGAAATTGGAGAACCAATGTGATGAGTGTGGAAGAATCTTTAAAAGTCATTCCTATCTTCTTATGCATCAACACATCCACACAGGAGACAAACCCTACAAGTGCGCTGAGTGTGGGAAGAGCTACATAAAAAGATCCACTCTTACTATACACCAGCGGATTCACACAGGAGAGAGACCCTACAAGTGCTTGGAGTGTGAGCTGAGCTTCAGCAACAGCTCTTCACTCATCTACCATCAATATGTTCACAAAGGAGAGAAACCCTACAAGTGCCCTGAGTGTGGGAAGGGCTTCATAAAGATTTCTGTACTCAATTTGCACAAATGGATCCATAAAGAAGAGAGACCCTACAAGTGTCCTGAGTGTGGGAAGGGCTTCATAAGGAGTTTTTCATTCAATCTGCATAAACGGATCCACGCAGGAGAGAGACCCTACAAGTGCCCTGAGTGTGGGAAGAGCTTCCCTTCGAGTTATAGACTCAATGCGCACAAATGGATCCACACAGGAGAGATGCCCTACAAGTGCCCTGAGTGTGGGAAGGGCTTCCAGTCGAGATATAGACTCAAATTGCACAAACGGATCCACACAGGAGAGAGACCCTACAAGTGTCCTGACTGTGCAAAGGCCTTCGAGAGCTGTTCTGACCTTAGATCACACAAGTGTGTCCACAAAGGAGACAAGCTGTAGCAGTGCAGAAACTGTAAAAAcattgtgtgtgtgcgtgcatga